A DNA window from Jaculus jaculus isolate mJacJac1 chromosome 1, mJacJac1.mat.Y.cur, whole genome shotgun sequence contains the following coding sequences:
- the Fcamr gene encoding high affinity immunoglobulin alpha and immunoglobulin mu Fc receptor, whose translation MESCLPRVGSSDPASLVVPAQSVLSELRSHSEKATCRRTGRILHLVFLCLLHGSSLTLPQRRPHFRQQREGSLPFKIHLRNMTTCTPPCWWEESSFAASGALRGPSLVSGEAGGAVTIQCHYAPSSVNRHQRKYWCRLEPPLRVCRTIVSTNHYAHRDYCGRVALTDFPRRGLFTVKLFQVSLDDAGQYRCGIGNRNNALFVGVTLNVSAGPFNTIYTAPPDPGNVTLASFGTTSPIANKWTSAATQPLEGQASEWDSKATPLAKGRETPGTVQAAASGAGSRVEGSIKTTVPTPESPALKLRSMPTTTEGVWIWGTQSSLTKTASTSEHGRKKTSTEDERPGEETEVRVILDTARKTTGTIRPSTLSSEHVARVTLPEGTVISKQQMLASKETSSSAPGAWTWGSLSIEASVEGSSDGSLENTAGESRLPGMPSQPPAEGSTSSPGKGPSMKSAFPEEKSNSWILTTVSTILSLVLLLTVVLLQRRFWRRRSSPEAEREPRVTLIQVIPFLNPNLLPDQLPDVGRNLLQSDTPPPKPPLLILLRPYEDKPLELRFCLRKKRPAYYFGTQKAKNSSQPEVEVITQILEGLKIIEDGPFRHDQL comes from the exons ATGGAGTCCTGCCTTCCCAGGGTTGGCAGCTCTGATCCTGCCTCCCTGGTGGTTCCAGCCCAGTCTGTGCTGAGCGAGTTGAGGTCCCACAGTGAGAAG GCCACCTGCCGGAGGACAGGACGGATACTGCATCTTGTCTTCCTGTGCCTGCTCCACG GTTCATCCTTGACCCTTCCACAAAGAAGACCCCATTTCAGACAGCAACGTGAGGGCTCTCTCCCCTTCAAGATTCATCTTCGCAACATGACAACATGCACACCCCCCTGTTGGTGGGAGGAGAGTTCCTTTGCAG CTTCAGGTGCACTGAGGGGCCCGAGCTTGGTGTCTGGGGAAGCTGGAGGAGCTGTCACCATCCAGTGCCATTACGCCCCCTCGTCGGTCAACAGGCACCAAAGGAAGTACTGGTGCCGCCTGGAGCCTCCATTGAGGGTCTGCCGCACCATCGTGTCCACCAACCACTACGCCCACCGTGACTACTGCGGCCGCGTGGCCCTCACTGACTTCCCACGCAGGGGTCTGTTCACGGTGAAGCTGTTCCAAGTGTCCCTTGATGATGCGGGACAGTACCGCTGCGGCATTGGCAACAGAAACAACGCGCTGTTCGTGGGAGTGACCCTGAACGTGTCTGCAG GTCCTTTCAATACCATCTACACAGCCCCTCCAGATCCTGGTAATGTCACCTTAGCGTCCTTTGGGACAACATCACCAATAGCCAACAAATGGACCTCAGCAGCCACCCAGCCTCTGGAAGGCCAGGCATCAGAGTGGGACAGCAAAGCCACACCTTTGGCTAAAGGCAGAGAGACCCCAGGAACAGTccaagcagcagcttcaggggcagGCAGCAGGGTAGAGGGCTCCATCAAGACGACAGTCCCTACTCCAGAGAGCCCAGCTTTAAAACTCAGAAGCATGCCCACTACAACAGAGGGTGTTTGGATATGGGGCACCCAAAGCTCACTGACAAAGACAGCTAGCACCAGTGAGCATGGGCGAAAAAAGACAAGCACAGAAGATGAAAGGCCAGGGGAAGAAACAGAGGTCAGGGTAATTCTAGATACAGCCAGGAAGACCACAGGAACCATTCGGCCATCAACCCTGAGCTCAGAACATGTGGCCCGAGTAACCCTCCCAGAAGGAACAGTGATTTCTAAGCAACAAATGCTGGCCTCCAAGGAGACATCATCCTCAGCTCCAGGTGCATGGACCTGGGGCTCTCTCTCTATAGAGGCTTCTGTGGAAGGAAGCTCTGATGGGAGCCTAGAAAACACTGCTGGAGAAAGTCGTCTCCCCGGAATGCCAAGCCAGCCCCCAGCAGAGGGATCCACGAGTTCCCCTGGCAAGGGGCCATCCATGAAGAG TGCTTTCCCGGAAGAGAAAAGCAACTCTTGGATCCTGACTACGGTCTCCACCATACTTTCCCTGGTTCTGCTCCTGACTGTGGTCCTTTTGCAAAGAAGGTTCTGGAGAAGGAGGAGCT ctccagaggcagagagggaaccAAGGGTGACTCTGATTCAGGTGATACCTTTCTTGAATCCAAACCTGCTACCAGACCAGCTCCCTGACGTGGGAAGGAACTTGTTGCAGAGTGACACTCCTCCACCCAAGCCA CCCCTGCTCATCTTACTTCGCCCCTATGAAGACAAGCCACTGGAGCTCAGGTTCTGCCTCAGGAAGAAGAGACCTGCCTACTATTTTGGGACTCAGAAAGCCAAGAATTCCTCACAGCCAGAGGTTGAAGTAATTACACAGATATTAGAAGGCTTGAAGATCATTGAAGATGGACCCTTCCGTCATGATCAGCTTTGA